From a region of the Corallococcus coralloides DSM 2259 genome:
- a CDS encoding HEAT repeat domain-containing protein, translating into MSEQRARAQGGLPSYQGYEYQIEVTIWVGLQLMLEQGRCDRIEVEPASEEDIQALLDVPPEEALSRLGLPGRREFQIQVKLRSRPFSANDFKNLVSPNPPSRLRKGGPPPRQRPIDYLREHEATSYVLITSAQVDTKLAQHVIHHLEAMPAAVALPFTLPNKRKCPPEEQAGLAQRLGILHQQVPEVVHGEIRRALRETGFVPSGRIDACIQNLKARVRDRLLGRASRTWPLDELRYVIQQHGGLPRQPHDQFVKPDIYEALRQQLEQHSALILIGPRGVGKSATAEMLVHEHRTKSDPFEVITSCHSPTELRRLLLRPGRFLFLLEDPLGATTNASLEASLWAKELPYLTSLASPDKRFLMTSRASLFREACLAKSPSMLQGIYQELQPGNYGSHDRWEILMQVLSGYPIAEDIATAHREEILAALQVPFSLHIFGVQLRNKQSLSEAEFKTLLHGSLMETLGTTVADDARSWGESRRDACLLMGFLLDIRKAFTEAEVEQVVRSLRASNLAQIEFKTALKHMVRAGWVEQRDGSYWAHPQVTEGLTGLFDDAPERATEILVAWMRGLVVDGHHHRVLVLSFALTSRNQRIPPELQTELDAFLIHRVQEADDAAIYETLRHLAILSQGNAPEALLARRLTGQDRRFAASGHPEPPVWSAAEQAVLRDSASARLLMARYLRHGWMRTQEVHSWETLSSWLRELGWSFHEELTQATRAALSEEGWHYRQATHLAPGSGDPFGFALSQFLRGALDVPGASIEEYLELCLNALARVRAFCDTARRQDEQAGLLPGPGALRRMELSSLPRAFELALETVVDVRRLREGYEWIRVHPRRREIVPAFNAAIGVVAWPWTSRLYPRHLKERPEGTNEEVLTLHEACDPADRRSVWLIMPLLKAPEFLPVLLRDLEDCPLEHLGTGLDVYRSLSPGSDALQKLSALRAKVGFTRRVALAESWSPRNTGELPGLSDEEIVVARLCAAALARRPSSSDVEALSPSQWALLQNLAEEHPGAFGGGALLILAYQGTSIDSLSGRIQALATRAKLAVLMQLFRESVPSARSLLRSYIQHQDPRLRRLALEELAPSATPEERAELLQLAADPNAVVRNECALQIGRMDWSDGVKWLLPLVTSIPGDEALDASFNLGASPIGRTAARALALISRLTDATVAECLDLMRRGPEAIPDVVVRCELVPILARSPFAEGRELLLRCLESPEALPGNNDSRRFPLRYAGAWGLFRHLRHYPHARDGLSMKEILKAAKHPDIRLAGPALLILGSSVPASLPAIREVFSSPAMTPKRGLLAAAGGALNGARIPDDLLSPVVLEQRPGLILLEHARAPESAAFGNWEAFLEQNPEVSAWLTLLKEPEETHRLLQWVFFELLGRRARKELPWHSASLETALTEEASLRLLEQLEWRGSDLDLAFW; encoded by the coding sequence ATGAGTGAGCAGCGCGCACGGGCTCAAGGGGGACTCCCTTCTTATCAAGGCTACGAGTACCAGATTGAGGTCACCATCTGGGTGGGCCTTCAGCTCATGTTGGAGCAGGGGAGGTGTGACCGCATCGAGGTGGAGCCGGCCTCTGAAGAGGACATCCAGGCCTTGCTCGACGTCCCTCCGGAGGAGGCACTCTCGCGTCTCGGGCTTCCTGGACGCAGGGAATTCCAGATCCAGGTCAAGCTGCGATCCCGGCCGTTCTCGGCCAACGACTTCAAGAACCTCGTGAGTCCCAACCCACCATCACGGCTCCGGAAGGGCGGGCCTCCACCGCGTCAGCGCCCGATTGACTACCTCCGAGAGCATGAGGCGACATCCTACGTCCTCATCACCAGCGCCCAGGTCGACACAAAACTTGCGCAGCATGTGATTCATCACCTGGAAGCAATGCCGGCGGCCGTGGCGCTTCCCTTCACTCTGCCGAACAAACGGAAGTGCCCTCCTGAAGAGCAGGCCGGGCTTGCCCAACGACTCGGCATCCTCCACCAGCAAGTACCTGAGGTGGTTCACGGTGAAATTCGTCGAGCACTTCGCGAGACTGGCTTCGTCCCCTCCGGCCGCATTGACGCGTGCATACAGAACCTCAAGGCCCGTGTACGTGACCGGCTGCTGGGCCGGGCTTCCCGGACGTGGCCCCTGGATGAACTGAGGTACGTCATCCAGCAGCACGGTGGGTTGCCACGGCAGCCACATGACCAGTTCGTCAAACCGGATATCTATGAAGCACTGCGCCAGCAACTCGAGCAGCACTCCGCACTCATCCTGATTGGCCCACGCGGCGTGGGAAAGTCCGCGACCGCGGAGATGCTCGTCCATGAGCATCGTACGAAGAGCGACCCTTTCGAGGTGATTACCTCCTGTCATTCTCCGACGGAACTTCGACGCCTGCTCTTACGCCCAGGTCGTTTTCTCTTCTTATTGGAGGACCCGCTGGGAGCGACGACCAATGCCTCTTTGGAGGCGAGTCTCTGGGCCAAGGAATTGCCCTATCTGACGAGCCTTGCGAGCCCGGACAAGCGATTCCTGATGACATCCCGGGCGTCACTCTTTCGGGAGGCGTGTCTCGCGAAGAGCCCAAGCATGCTCCAGGGGATATACCAGGAGCTTCAACCGGGAAACTATGGCTCCCATGATCGCTGGGAGATCCTCATGCAGGTGCTTAGCGGATACCCCATCGCGGAGGACATCGCTACCGCGCACCGGGAAGAAATCCTCGCCGCACTGCAGGTTCCCTTTTCATTGCACATTTTTGGCGTTCAGCTTCGCAACAAGCAATCCCTCTCCGAGGCCGAGTTCAAGACACTCCTCCACGGCTCTCTCATGGAGACGCTGGGCACGACTGTCGCGGATGATGCCCGCAGTTGGGGTGAGTCGCGGCGAGACGCCTGCTTGCTGATGGGCTTCCTGCTCGATATTCGCAAGGCGTTCACCGAAGCCGAAGTCGAGCAGGTGGTACGAAGCCTCCGGGCCTCCAACCTCGCACAGATTGAATTCAAGACCGCACTCAAGCACATGGTCCGCGCAGGCTGGGTGGAGCAGCGTGACGGTAGCTACTGGGCGCACCCACAGGTCACTGAGGGATTAACGGGCCTGTTCGACGATGCTCCCGAACGCGCAACGGAGATACTCGTCGCCTGGATGAGAGGTCTGGTGGTTGATGGCCACCACCACCGCGTGCTGGTCCTCTCTTTCGCGCTGACCAGCAGGAACCAGCGGATTCCCCCGGAGCTACAAACCGAGCTTGATGCGTTCCTGATTCACCGGGTTCAGGAGGCGGACGACGCGGCCATCTACGAGACCCTCAGGCATCTGGCCATTCTTTCCCAGGGAAATGCTCCCGAAGCCTTGCTCGCACGGCGCCTCACAGGACAGGACAGGCGTTTCGCAGCGAGTGGGCATCCGGAACCTCCCGTGTGGAGTGCCGCGGAGCAGGCTGTGCTTCGCGACTCTGCCTCCGCGCGTCTGCTCATGGCCCGGTACCTTCGTCACGGATGGATGAGGACACAGGAGGTTCACTCCTGGGAAACGCTTTCCTCCTGGCTTCGCGAGCTGGGTTGGAGCTTTCACGAAGAGCTCACCCAGGCGACCCGCGCAGCCTTGAGCGAGGAGGGTTGGCACTACCGACAGGCGACCCATCTGGCCCCGGGAAGTGGGGATCCATTCGGGTTCGCACTGTCCCAGTTCCTGCGCGGGGCCCTGGACGTACCCGGCGCGTCCATCGAGGAGTACCTGGAGCTGTGCCTCAATGCGCTCGCGCGGGTCCGAGCCTTCTGCGACACGGCCCGGCGCCAGGATGAACAGGCGGGGCTTCTACCGGGCCCTGGGGCCCTCCGGAGGATGGAACTTTCCTCACTGCCACGTGCATTCGAGCTCGCGCTGGAGACCGTCGTCGATGTTCGCCGGCTGCGCGAGGGTTATGAGTGGATTCGCGTGCATCCCAGGCGCAGAGAAATCGTGCCCGCCTTCAATGCCGCCATTGGCGTCGTCGCCTGGCCGTGGACCAGCCGTCTGTACCCAAGACACCTGAAGGAGCGCCCTGAAGGAACGAATGAAGAGGTGCTCACCTTGCATGAGGCCTGCGACCCAGCGGACAGAAGATCCGTCTGGCTGATCATGCCACTGCTAAAGGCGCCAGAGTTCCTTCCTGTGCTCCTGAGAGACCTTGAGGACTGCCCGCTAGAGCATCTCGGCACGGGACTCGATGTCTACAGGTCTCTCTCCCCAGGCTCCGACGCACTTCAGAAGCTGTCAGCGCTCAGGGCCAAAGTGGGTTTCACACGCCGGGTCGCACTCGCAGAGTCCTGGAGCCCTCGCAATACGGGGGAGCTTCCAGGGCTGTCCGACGAGGAAATCGTGGTGGCTCGCCTGTGTGCAGCCGCACTGGCCCGGCGCCCCTCAAGCTCCGATGTTGAAGCCTTGAGCCCGAGCCAATGGGCCCTGCTCCAGAACCTAGCGGAGGAGCACCCGGGCGCTTTCGGAGGAGGCGCCCTCCTGATCCTGGCGTATCAGGGCACTTCTATTGACTCGCTAAGCGGGCGCATCCAAGCGCTAGCGACGAGAGCCAAGCTCGCCGTGCTGATGCAGCTCTTTAGAGAGAGTGTCCCGTCGGCTCGCTCCCTACTGCGAAGCTACATCCAGCATCAGGACCCTCGCCTGCGGCGCCTCGCGCTCGAAGAGCTTGCCCCCTCCGCGACCCCGGAGGAACGGGCGGAACTCCTCCAATTGGCCGCGGATCCCAACGCCGTTGTTCGAAATGAATGCGCACTCCAGATTGGCAGAATGGACTGGTCTGACGGTGTGAAGTGGTTGCTGCCGTTGGTGACGTCCATCCCAGGGGATGAAGCCCTCGATGCTAGCTTCAACCTTGGCGCGTCGCCCATCGGGCGAACAGCTGCCAGGGCGCTCGCGCTGATATCCCGGTTGACGGATGCGACCGTGGCCGAGTGCCTGGACCTCATGCGGAGGGGGCCAGAGGCCATCCCCGATGTCGTGGTCCGCTGCGAGCTGGTGCCCATCCTTGCCAGGAGCCCATTCGCGGAGGGGCGAGAACTTCTCCTGCGGTGCCTGGAAAGTCCCGAGGCCCTTCCAGGGAACAACGATTCAAGACGGTTTCCTCTTCGCTACGCAGGGGCTTGGGGACTGTTCCGGCACCTTCGCCATTACCCGCATGCGCGCGACGGATTGAGCATGAAGGAGATTCTCAAGGCCGCGAAGCATCCGGACATCCGATTGGCGGGGCCCGCGCTGCTCATCCTCGGGTCTTCCGTTCCGGCGTCTCTCCCGGCCATTCGAGAGGTGTTCAGCTCACCCGCGATGACGCCTAAGAGAGGATTGCTTGCGGCGGCGGGCGGGGCACTCAACGGGGCTCGGATTCCCGACGACCTCTTGAGCCCGGTGGTCCTCGAACAACGGCCGGGACTCATCTTGTTGGAACATGCTCGCGCTCCAGAATCAGCGGCCTTTGGAAACTGGGAGGCCTTCCTGGAGCAGAACCCCGAGGTGTCGGCATGGCTCACACTGTTGAAAGAGCCTGAGGAAACCCACCGTCTCCTTCAATGGGTGTTCTTCGAGTTGCTGGGTCGACGTGCGCGCAAAGAGCTCCCCTGGCACTCAGCTTCCCTAGAAACAGCGCTGACTGAAGAGGCCAGTCTGCGCTTGCTCGAGCAGCTTGAATGGAGAGGGTCGGACCTCGACTTGGCGTTCTGGTAA
- a CDS encoding response regulator — MTAPTVLISDDEPLVVSALAREAKRSGLVCVSDTTSEHVMELARKHRPAVIILDINQHQDGRDLLAQLKKDPVTRDCKVIMLSGVEDQFTRHVCFELGADDYEVKPCDPTFMTRIARMAAAAVRPPASPEAA; from the coding sequence ATGACTGCTCCCACTGTCCTCATCTCGGATGATGAGCCCCTTGTCGTGTCCGCACTCGCCCGGGAGGCCAAGCGCTCCGGCCTCGTCTGCGTGTCCGACACCACCTCCGAACATGTGATGGAGCTGGCCCGCAAGCACCGGCCCGCGGTCATCATCCTGGACATCAACCAGCACCAGGACGGACGGGACCTGCTCGCGCAGCTGAAGAAGGACCCCGTCACCCGCGACTGCAAAGTCATCATGCTCAGCGGCGTGGAGGATCAGTTCACCCGCCACGTGTGCTTCGAGCTGGGCGCCGACGACTACGAAGTGAAGCCGTGCGACCCCACCTTCATGACCCGCATCGCCCGCATGGCCGCCGCCGCCGTGCGCCCTCCCGCTTCGCCCGAGGCCGCCTGA
- the rpe gene encoding ribulose-phosphate 3-epimerase — translation MTRPVRISPSLLSCDFSRLGEEVRAIEAAGADWVHVDVMDGRFVPNLTLGPVIVEAIKRVATKPLDVHLMIVEPERYVDAFVKAGADVLTVHQEASPHLHRTLQSIRQAGAKPSVVLNPGTPLSAIEEVLGDVDMVLLMSVNPGFGGQSFIESTVDKVRRLRAMLDARGLKDVDIEVDGGINAQTAKRVVDAGATVLVAGSYVFGAKDYAQAIRSLRPS, via the coding sequence ATGACCCGCCCTGTCCGCATCTCTCCGTCGCTGCTCTCCTGTGATTTCAGCCGTCTGGGTGAAGAGGTCCGCGCCATCGAAGCCGCCGGCGCGGATTGGGTTCACGTGGATGTCATGGATGGCAGGTTTGTGCCCAACCTCACGTTGGGCCCGGTCATCGTGGAGGCCATCAAGCGGGTGGCGACAAAGCCGCTGGACGTGCACCTGATGATCGTGGAGCCGGAGCGGTACGTGGACGCGTTCGTGAAGGCGGGCGCGGACGTGCTGACGGTGCACCAGGAGGCGAGCCCCCACCTGCACCGCACGCTGCAGTCCATCCGTCAGGCGGGGGCGAAGCCGTCGGTGGTGTTGAACCCGGGCACGCCGCTGTCGGCGATTGAAGAGGTGCTCGGGGACGTGGACATGGTGCTCTTGATGAGCGTGAACCCGGGGTTCGGGGGGCAGTCGTTCATCGAGTCCACGGTGGACAAGGTCCGCCGGCTGCGCGCGATGTTGGACGCGCGGGGGCTGAAGGACGTGGACATCGAGGTGGACGGCGGCATCAACGCGCAGACGGCGAAGCGCGTGGTGGACGCGGGAGCGACGGTGCTGGTGGCGGGCAGCTACGTGTTTGGCGCGAAGGACTACGCGCAGGCCATCCGGTCGCTGCGGCCGTCGTGA
- a CDS encoding GAF and HD-GYP domain-containing protein, producing the protein MLPQSAPASPNLSRRLAKLTSILDVAKAMSAERDLDLLLPLILYEATKVVESDRCSLFILDREREELWSKVAQGSKNEIRLPMGSGIAGQVAHTGAVINIPDAYADARFNSSFDVSSGYRTHTILCVPMRDANGEVTGVIQALNKRGGQVFDEEDEELLLALGAQAAGAIENALLHEEINRLFEGFVSASVVAIEARDPTTAGHSGRVADLTVSLAQALEHRATGPYAQTRFTAVELQELRYASLLHDFGKVGVRENVLVKAEKLYPHELEALRARFQLARKDLQLQSSRRRLAAVEVRGLAALPSIHQEEDARLAQELAQLDEVMGFLLTCNKPTVLAQGNFERLLELGKLTFTDAHDHGQPLLLPQEIQSLSITRGTLSPEERREIESHVEHTYRFLSQIPWTRALRRVPEIAYAHHEKLDGTGYPRAVPEIPVQSRMMSICDIYDALTASDRPYKKAVPHTLALDILKKEAGSGQLDKDLFTIFVEAEIPRRALKKSPA; encoded by the coding sequence GTGCTTCCCCAGTCCGCGCCCGCCTCCCCCAACCTGTCCCGCCGGCTCGCGAAGCTGACGTCCATCCTGGATGTCGCCAAGGCGATGAGCGCCGAGCGCGACCTGGACCTGCTGCTGCCCCTCATCCTCTATGAGGCCACCAAGGTCGTGGAGTCGGACCGCTGCTCGCTCTTCATCCTGGACCGCGAGCGCGAGGAGCTCTGGAGCAAGGTGGCCCAGGGCTCCAAGAACGAAATCCGCCTCCCCATGGGCAGCGGCATCGCCGGCCAGGTCGCCCACACCGGCGCCGTCATCAACATCCCCGACGCCTACGCCGACGCCCGCTTCAACAGCAGCTTCGATGTCTCCAGCGGCTACCGCACCCACACCATCCTCTGCGTCCCCATGCGCGACGCCAATGGCGAGGTGACGGGCGTCATCCAGGCCCTCAACAAGCGCGGCGGGCAGGTGTTCGACGAGGAGGACGAGGAGCTGCTGCTCGCCCTGGGCGCCCAGGCCGCCGGCGCCATCGAGAACGCCCTCCTCCACGAGGAGATCAACCGCCTCTTCGAGGGCTTCGTCTCCGCGTCCGTCGTCGCCATCGAAGCGCGCGACCCCACCACCGCGGGCCACTCCGGCCGCGTCGCGGACCTCACCGTGTCCCTGGCCCAGGCGCTGGAGCACCGCGCTACCGGCCCCTATGCCCAGACGCGCTTCACCGCCGTGGAGCTGCAGGAGCTGCGGTACGCGTCGCTCTTGCACGACTTCGGCAAGGTGGGCGTGCGCGAGAACGTGCTCGTCAAGGCGGAGAAGCTGTATCCGCATGAGCTGGAGGCGCTGCGCGCCCGCTTCCAGCTGGCTCGCAAGGACCTGCAGCTGCAGAGCTCCCGGCGCCGGCTTGCCGCCGTGGAGGTCCGCGGCCTGGCCGCCCTGCCCTCCATCCATCAGGAGGAGGACGCGCGGCTTGCCCAGGAGCTGGCCCAGCTGGATGAGGTGATGGGCTTCTTGCTCACCTGCAACAAGCCCACGGTGCTCGCGCAGGGCAACTTCGAGCGGCTCCTGGAGCTGGGCAAGCTCACGTTCACCGACGCGCATGACCATGGGCAGCCGCTGCTCCTGCCCCAGGAAATCCAATCCCTCTCCATCACCCGCGGCACGCTCTCCCCGGAGGAGCGCCGCGAAATCGAGAGCCACGTCGAGCACACGTACCGCTTCCTGTCGCAGATTCCGTGGACTCGCGCGCTGCGCCGCGTGCCGGAGATTGCGTACGCGCACCACGAGAAGCTGGATGGCACGGGGTACCCTCGCGCCGTCCCGGAGATTCCGGTGCAGTCCCGGATGATGTCCATCTGCGACATCTACGACGCGCTCACCGCGAGCGACCGGCCCTACAAGAAGGCCGTGCCGCACACGCTCGCGTTGGACATCCTCAAGAAGGAGGCGGGGTCCGGACAGCTCGACAAGGACCTCTTCACCATCTTCGTCGAGGCGGAGATTCCCCGCCGGGCTCTCAAGAAGAGCCCGGCGTAG
- the pyk gene encoding pyruvate kinase, with the protein MRRAKIVCTLGPASQTPEMLEALLEAGMDVARLNFSHGSHEQHQANIDMLRAASLKVRKAVGILGDLQGPKIRTGRFVTGSTELKHGATFHITTDETVKGTDEIVSTTYPHLAADVNPGDRILLDDGLLELRVVETDKKQLIKTEVVHGGILKNNKGINLPGVAVRADALTPKDREDLIFGLKAGVDYIALSFVRQPSDLDSARQAMAEVGRTVPIISKLEKPEAIARLDAILDKTDGVMVARGDLGVEIPPEEVPAVQKDIIRRSNLRGLPVIVATQMLNSMIDNPRPTRAEASDVANAVYDGADALMLSGETASGKFPLDSVQMMERIILAAESSSRAQLQPRQIEAPLGLPLHFPDVIARVACEAAKASGATLIAAFTLSGVTARLLAHYRPTVPIVAFSPNQEVRRRLALLWGVVPRVLEPIQETETMLRRVEEELVSRGLARRGDRVVVVFGAPVGQPGKINSLRLHTISA; encoded by the coding sequence ATGCGACGAGCAAAGATTGTCTGCACCCTCGGCCCCGCCAGTCAGACCCCGGAGATGTTGGAAGCGCTGCTGGAGGCCGGCATGGACGTGGCCCGGCTCAACTTCTCCCACGGCAGCCACGAGCAGCATCAGGCGAACATCGACATGCTGCGCGCGGCCTCGCTGAAGGTGCGCAAGGCGGTGGGCATCCTGGGCGACCTGCAGGGTCCGAAGATCCGCACCGGCCGCTTCGTCACGGGCAGCACGGAGCTGAAGCACGGCGCCACCTTCCACATCACCACCGACGAGACGGTGAAGGGCACGGACGAAATCGTGTCCACCACGTACCCGCACCTGGCGGCGGACGTGAACCCGGGCGACCGCATCCTCCTGGATGACGGCCTCCTGGAGCTGCGCGTCGTGGAGACGGACAAGAAGCAGCTCATCAAGACGGAAGTGGTGCACGGCGGCATCCTGAAGAACAACAAGGGCATCAACCTGCCCGGCGTGGCGGTGCGCGCGGACGCGCTCACTCCCAAGGACCGCGAGGACCTCATCTTCGGCCTCAAGGCGGGCGTGGACTACATCGCGCTGTCCTTCGTGCGTCAGCCGTCCGACCTGGACTCCGCGCGCCAGGCCATGGCGGAGGTGGGCCGCACGGTGCCCATCATCTCCAAGCTGGAGAAGCCGGAGGCCATCGCGCGCCTGGACGCCATCCTCGACAAGACGGACGGCGTGATGGTGGCCCGCGGCGACCTGGGCGTGGAGATCCCCCCGGAGGAAGTGCCGGCCGTCCAGAAGGACATCATCCGGCGCTCCAACCTGCGCGGCCTGCCCGTCATCGTGGCCACGCAGATGCTCAACTCGATGATCGACAACCCGCGCCCCACGCGCGCGGAAGCGAGCGACGTGGCCAACGCCGTCTACGACGGCGCGGACGCGCTGATGCTCTCGGGTGAGACGGCGAGCGGCAAGTTCCCCCTGGACTCCGTGCAGATGATGGAGCGCATCATCCTGGCGGCCGAGTCCTCCTCGCGCGCGCAGCTGCAGCCGCGCCAGATTGAGGCCCCGCTGGGCCTGCCGCTGCACTTCCCGGACGTCATCGCGCGCGTGGCGTGCGAGGCGGCCAAGGCCAGCGGCGCCACGCTCATCGCGGCCTTCACGCTGTCCGGCGTGACGGCGCGGCTCCTGGCGCACTACCGGCCCACGGTGCCGATTGTGGCGTTCAGCCCGAACCAGGAAGTGCGCCGCCGCCTGGCGCTGCTCTGGGGCGTGGTGCCGCGCGTGCTGGAGCCCATCCAGGAGACGGAGACCATGCTCCGCCGCGTGGAGGAGGAGCTGGTGTCGCGCGGCCTCGCGCGCCGGGGCGACCGCGTCGTGGTGGTGTTCGGTGCGCCGGTGGGCCAGCCGGGGAAGATCAACAGCCTCCGGCTGCACACCATCAGCGCCTGA
- a CDS encoding NFACT RNA binding domain-containing protein, translating to MSLRPVEFEEVVAEAAARLVGAVAQKAWCPLPRLAYLELRVPGRSVVLCLCAEGELSRLSVAEDRFPTPGEPAPFQRWLRQELTGFKLAAARYLEESRAVVLEFEREDVRRRLVMEVGAPGGLLLLSDNHRVLMLSGEGFGPRRNLYPGAQWSPPEPVSAEALAKGRAQPSRLEPKEEDALPRLQAAERVLGQKDRTSRADAIRRRLAQPYRARLKRSSRTLEKVRAEAQRGPEAEKHREVGELLAQNLHRLKRGASQVTLTSYTEAGVEEVQVKLDPKRTPKEEADWHFHQYRRLLRGVEQARHREAELAREVAHAQTALTQIEAMDDAALLAQAEVLQVTQGEEGPKGGLPFKEYVGHGGARIWVGRGSEDNDQLTFKVARPWHLWLHARGLPGSHVVVPLEKNAEVAQEVLLDAAHLALHHSGAKGEPRGEVSYMPVKFVRKQKGAAPGQVTYAREKTFVVRMEPERLERLLKSRHGDPGPLS from the coding sequence ATGTCGCTGCGTCCGGTGGAGTTCGAGGAGGTCGTGGCGGAGGCCGCGGCCCGGCTGGTGGGTGCGGTGGCCCAGAAGGCGTGGTGCCCGCTGCCCCGACTGGCCTACCTGGAGCTGCGCGTCCCAGGCAGATCGGTGGTCCTCTGTCTCTGCGCCGAAGGCGAGCTGTCGCGCCTGTCCGTCGCGGAGGACCGCTTCCCCACGCCGGGCGAGCCTGCCCCCTTCCAGCGCTGGCTGCGCCAGGAGCTCACCGGCTTCAAGCTCGCGGCCGCGCGCTATCTGGAGGAGAGCCGCGCCGTCGTCCTGGAGTTCGAGCGCGAGGACGTGCGCCGCCGGCTGGTGATGGAGGTGGGCGCGCCCGGAGGCCTGCTGCTCCTCAGCGACAACCACCGGGTGCTGATGCTCTCCGGTGAGGGCTTCGGCCCGCGGCGCAACCTCTATCCCGGAGCGCAGTGGTCGCCACCGGAGCCCGTGTCCGCGGAGGCGCTGGCGAAGGGCCGCGCGCAGCCTTCGCGCCTGGAGCCGAAGGAAGAAGACGCGCTGCCCAGGCTGCAGGCCGCCGAGCGGGTGCTCGGACAGAAGGACCGCACCAGCCGCGCGGACGCCATCCGCCGCCGGCTCGCGCAGCCGTACCGGGCGCGGCTGAAGCGCTCCTCGCGCACGCTGGAGAAGGTGCGCGCGGAGGCCCAGCGTGGCCCGGAAGCGGAGAAGCACCGAGAGGTGGGCGAACTGCTCGCGCAGAACCTGCACCGGCTCAAGCGCGGCGCCTCGCAGGTGACGCTCACCTCCTATACGGAGGCGGGCGTGGAGGAGGTCCAGGTGAAGCTGGACCCGAAGCGCACCCCGAAGGAGGAGGCGGACTGGCACTTCCACCAGTACCGGCGGCTCTTGCGCGGCGTGGAGCAGGCCCGCCACCGCGAGGCGGAGCTCGCGCGCGAGGTGGCGCACGCGCAGACAGCGCTCACGCAGATTGAAGCCATGGATGACGCCGCGCTGCTCGCGCAGGCGGAAGTGCTCCAGGTGACCCAGGGGGAAGAGGGCCCGAAGGGAGGCCTCCCCTTCAAGGAGTACGTGGGCCACGGCGGCGCGCGCATCTGGGTGGGGCGCGGCTCGGAGGACAACGACCAGCTCACCTTCAAGGTGGCCCGCCCATGGCACCTGTGGCTGCACGCGCGGGGCCTGCCGGGCAGCCACGTGGTGGTGCCGCTGGAGAAGAACGCGGAGGTGGCGCAGGAGGTGCTCCTGGACGCGGCGCACCTCGCGCTGCACCACTCGGGCGCCAAGGGCGAGCCTCGCGGCGAGGTGAGCTACATGCCGGTGAAGTTCGTCCGCAAGCAGAAGGGCGCGGCCCCCGGGCAGGTGACCTATGCCCGGGAGAAGACCTTCGTGGTGCGCATGGAGCCGGAGCGGCTGGAGCGGCTGCTCAAGTCGCGCCATGGCGACCCGGGCCCCCTGTCCTGA